Proteins encoded in a region of the Benincasa hispida cultivar B227 chromosome 2, ASM972705v1, whole genome shotgun sequence genome:
- the LOC120071198 gene encoding serine/threonine protein phosphatase 2A 55 kDa regulatory subunit B beta isoform-like isoform X3, with the protein MTVGNDSLCAPLEWKFSQVFGERVAGEDIQNVDIISAIGFDKSGDNLAVGDRGGRVIIFERKDRKDTSKNYPTRNKLEQLNLTPACHPEYQYKTEFQSHEPEFDYLKSLEIEEKINKIKWCVSPNGSRFILSTNDKTIKLWKVKEHKVKSVKEMNPNRFVSSENALLAENSFNSEQDKVSLFNGRHWNWPENMAMNKVASKDIHDMIADQDNTSRRRCRKVYAHAHDYNINSISDNSDGETFISADDLRINLWNLEISDQCFNIIDMKPSNMEDLTEIITSAEFDPLHCNLLAYSSSRGFIRLVDMRQSALCDHSAILLRTEELNRPKSFFTEIISSISDIKFSSDGRFIISRDYMNLKLWDIHKCSSPVAVFKIHEHLRPRLCELYDNDSIFDRFGCCLSADGLHFATGSYSDITFLSATNYGCSLMALEVRKGSLQKRERFLIGSHISKPLDVREDRL; encoded by the exons ATGACTGTAGGCAACGATTCGTTATGCGCTCCTCTTGAATGGAAGTTCTCTCAGGTCTTCGGTGAACGAGTTGCCGGAGAGGATATTCAGAATG TTGATATCATATCGGCGATTGGATTTGATAAGAGTGGTGACAACCTTGCCGTTGGGGATCGAGGTGGTCGTGTTATTATATTTGAGAGAAAGGACAGGAAGGAT ACTTCAAAAAACTACCCTACACGGAATAAGTTGGAGCAGTTGAATCTTACTCCCGCATGTCATCCCGAATACCAATACAAGACTGAATTTCAGAGTCATGAGCCTGAG TTTGATTACTTGAAGAGTTTGGAAATTGAggagaaaattaataaaataaagtggtGTGTATCACCCAATGGATCTCGCTTCATCCTTTCAACAAATGACAAGACTATTAAATTATGGAAG GTTAAGGAGCATAAGGTGAAATCTGTTAAAGAGATGAACCCCAATCGATTTGTGAGTTCAGAGAATGCACTTTTGGCGGAAAACAGTTTCAATAGCGAACAAGACAAAGTATCTCTTTTCAATGGCCGCCATTGGAATTGGCCAGAGAATATGGCAATGAACAAGGTAGCCTCTAAAGACATTCATGACATG ATTGCTGATCAAGACAACACTTCTCGGAGAAGATGCCGTAAGGTGTATGCTCATGCTCACGATTATAATATTAACTCCATTTCTGACAATAG TGATGGTGAGACATTTATTTCTGCAGACGACTTGCGAATAAACTTATGGAACCTTGAGATTAGTGATCAGTGTTTCAATATCATTGACATGAAGCCTTCAAACATGGAAGATCTTACAG AGATCATAACGTCGGCTGAATTCGATCCTCTGCACTGTAATCTTCTTGCGTACAGCAGCTCAAGGGGTTTTATTCGTCTAGTGGACATGCGCCAGTCTGCATTATGTGATCATAGTGCAATTCT ATTACGGACTGAAGAACTGAATCGACCAAAATCATTTTTTACGGAGATCATTTCATCCATTTCGGATATAAAATTTTCAAGTGATGGACGGTTTATCATTAGCCGGGATTACATGAATTTAAAG CTTTGGGATATCCACAAGTGTTCTTCCCCAGTTGCAGTTTTCAAGATCCACGAGCACCTGCGGCCAAGG TTGTGCGAGCTGTATGATAACGATTCCATATTTGATAGATTTGGATGTTGCCTTAGTGCAGACGGGCTTCACTTTGCAACTGGATCTTATAG TGACATTACTTTTCTTTCAGCAACCAATTACGGATGTTCTCTTATGGCTCTGGAAGTTCGGAAGGGATCACTACAGAAGCGGGAAAGATTCCTGATAG